One Thermoanaerobacter pseudethanolicus ATCC 33223 DNA window includes the following coding sequences:
- a CDS encoding MBL fold metallo-hydrolase, with translation MVKKLDKKLYEYLLLWQIILEIYIGIPEEAKEHFFELKSELEIDEHNLALFIKSVILLDLVEESLKTKNLFEALMNYSGEDQWIKFYLLLLSFKNKRRILEVLEELLYMEKKVEDKLLLPKIYGLIAEIYEEIGEIKWHQFLDKAYKLNPQDLYILRLKLKYGLISEEEKQNLKLYRLFPEDSKLINEYYHKTRKNFNSIHNFKFFCWGGDNIGASSYLVSYEGINILLDAGALIKDKTLYYNSIKNLPIDIKDIDLVIITHAHLDHSAGIVELLRKGLNSPIIMSRPTKEILKQIFLRGHTRLEIKIEEEIINFDSQIISFDTEEESSFRIKNKEVKLKLFPAGHILGAVAVYLEIEGIKIFYTGDFTLKDVESNKGLRFLPDLKVDILITEATYGYGNNFGVQNKYLQDKLILKSIEKLLKDEERILLPVYAIGKGQDILLFFRKTFSYIPFNVYVDGDVAYFSKLYENFAGPIYGNGILNVAEDTLYTDRKDFIKKEIALGNCVVLASSNDLKEGSASFVYATEMKNFTKGCIMNLDSNNREIAGLKNYQIGMLNHANIVDLLETVIKMAPSAVFVIHRGYESKSEITIETILKRIEGIKVFAPKEGEIIELQ, from the coding sequence TTGGTAAAGAAATTGGACAAAAAATTATATGAATATTTGCTGTTGTGGCAGATAATACTTGAAATTTATATAGGTATTCCTGAAGAGGCAAAAGAGCATTTTTTTGAGCTAAAAAGCGAATTAGAAATTGATGAACATAATTTAGCTTTGTTTATAAAAAGTGTGATTCTTTTAGATTTGGTAGAAGAATCTTTAAAAACAAAAAACCTTTTTGAAGCATTAATGAATTATAGTGGGGAAGACCAATGGATAAAATTTTATTTATTGTTACTTTCTTTTAAAAATAAAAGAAGGATTTTAGAAGTTTTGGAAGAATTACTTTATATGGAGAAAAAAGTAGAAGATAAATTGTTACTGCCTAAAATATATGGGCTTATAGCTGAAATATACGAAGAAATTGGTGAGATAAAATGGCACCAATTCTTAGATAAAGCTTATAAATTAAATCCTCAAGATTTATATATATTGCGGCTAAAATTAAAATATGGCCTTATTAGTGAAGAAGAAAAACAAAATCTTAAACTTTATCGTTTGTTTCCAGAAGATTCGAAATTAATCAATGAATATTACCATAAAACCAGAAAAAATTTTAACTCCATCCATAACTTTAAATTTTTTTGTTGGGGAGGGGATAATATTGGTGCTAGCTCTTATTTGGTATCCTATGAGGGAATAAATATTTTACTAGATGCGGGAGCTTTGATTAAGGATAAAACCTTATATTACAATTCTATAAAAAATTTACCTATAGATATTAAAGATATTGATTTGGTAATTATTACTCATGCTCATTTAGACCATTCTGCAGGAATTGTGGAATTATTAAGAAAAGGTTTAAACTCTCCGATTATAATGTCAAGACCTACTAAAGAAATTTTGAAGCAAATATTTTTGCGGGGACATACAAGATTAGAGATAAAAATAGAAGAGGAGATTATAAATTTTGACAGTCAGATTATAAGTTTTGATACAGAAGAAGAAAGTAGTTTTAGAATAAAAAATAAAGAAGTAAAACTTAAGTTATTTCCTGCGGGGCATATATTAGGGGCTGTAGCTGTGTATCTTGAGATTGAGGGGATAAAAATTTTTTATACAGGTGATTTTACATTAAAAGATGTGGAAAGCAATAAAGGACTTAGATTTCTTCCCGATTTAAAAGTAGATATTTTAATAACTGAGGCTACTTATGGGTATGGCAATAACTTTGGTGTCCAAAATAAGTATTTACAGGATAAATTGATACTTAAGTCGATAGAAAAACTATTAAAAGATGAAGAGAGAATACTTTTGCCTGTATATGCTATTGGTAAAGGGCAAGACATATTATTATTTTTTAGAAAAACTTTTTCCTATATTCCTTTTAATGTGTATGTAGATGGAGATGTAGCATATTTTAGTAAATTATACGAAAATTTTGCTGGGCCCATATATGGAAATGGAATACTAAATGTGGCTGAAGATACTTTATACACTGATAGAAAAGATTTTATAAAGAAGGAAATAGCCCTAGGCAATTGTGTGGTTCTCGCCAGTTCAAATGACTTAAAAGAGGGAAGTGCATCTTTTGTATATGCTACTGAAATGAAAAATTTTACAAAGGGCTGTATTATGAATCTCGATTCTAATAATAGAGAAATTGCAGGTCTAAAAAATTATCAAATTGGAATGTTAAATCATGCAAATATAGTAGACCTATTAGAAACAGTTATAAAGATGGCTCCATCTGCTGTTTTTGTAATTCACAGGGGATACGAAAGTAAGAGTGAAATAACTATAGAAACAATTTTAAAAAGAATTGAAGGAATAAAAGTTTTTGCACCAAAAGAAGGAGAAATAATAGAACTTCAATAG
- a CDS encoding HEAT repeat domain-containing protein, which translates to MSIDWKELLLENKDFFINVSKEVMDDGMEYLGAKRMKDKDKNFKRELFKYYISETNAKLVGEKIQLLSTLHQSALASLEKDIVELGRNILSEGQNPIEMIVYSAKALDLRQEEIFKRMVRILKNISNNSLEARDALITILQEWEWEEQIKLVIQTLREIKEIRAYEQLITLLENDNLKEIAAETLIELGEKKCIPYILNMVNSLNGFNSRERHFAFRILTKLAGLGDEALKQIIERYLENENSSLNIVYSNVIANLKEKAVENIAELLYEEKYNQKAAITLGKMRTSIATEYLLKAYYDPSIENKMNIVIGLGYTKDERCANVMLEILKEENQSLELKACAITSLANLQILEAKPMIKQILKNNYLAINAYSALVQLGEIKYLSNLFYYIVKPGFSVEELLNAIKEIKRLKGLRNSDINRQIAEGIKYIIKNDDGYACVNALKIIETNLDEEIAKELMQKLKNTAKEEIQYLIYKILGKNAKGLKNIIDEKIFRDAMESDSARIRYLAQKIIEESYKKTDKLIRM; encoded by the coding sequence ATGAGCATTGACTGGAAAGAGTTGCTTTTGGAGAATAAAGATTTTTTTATAAATGTTTCTAAAGAGGTGATGGATGATGGAATGGAATATTTGGGAGCAAAAAGGATGAAGGATAAAGATAAAAACTTTAAAAGAGAACTATTTAAATATTATATTAGCGAAACTAATGCAAAACTTGTTGGAGAAAAAATTCAATTGCTATCTACTCTTCACCAATCTGCACTAGCTTCTTTAGAAAAAGACATTGTTGAATTAGGGAGAAATATTTTATCAGAGGGGCAAAATCCAATTGAGATGATAGTATATAGTGCAAAAGCTTTGGATTTAAGACAAGAGGAAATTTTTAAAAGAATGGTGAGAATTCTCAAAAATATATCAAATAACAGCTTAGAGGCCCGCGATGCTCTTATCACTATTTTGCAAGAATGGGAATGGGAAGAACAAATTAAACTTGTCATTCAAACGCTTAGAGAAATAAAAGAAATAAGGGCTTATGAGCAATTAATTACACTTTTAGAAAATGATAATTTAAAGGAAATAGCAGCAGAAACTCTTATAGAATTGGGAGAGAAAAAATGCATTCCTTATATATTGAATATGGTTAATTCTCTTAATGGATTTAATAGTAGAGAAAGACATTTTGCTTTTAGAATTTTAACAAAGCTTGCTGGCTTGGGAGATGAAGCACTAAAGCAGATAATAGAAAGATATTTAGAGAATGAAAATAGCAGCTTGAATATTGTATATTCTAATGTTATAGCGAATTTAAAGGAAAAGGCCGTTGAAAATATTGCAGAGCTGCTATATGAGGAGAAATATAATCAAAAAGCTGCGATAACATTAGGGAAAATGAGGACAAGTATTGCTACAGAGTATTTACTTAAGGCTTATTATGATCCTAGCATAGAAAACAAAATGAATATAGTAATTGGGTTAGGGTATACGAAAGATGAAAGATGTGCAAATGTAATGTTGGAAATTTTGAAAGAAGAAAATCAATCGTTAGAGTTAAAGGCTTGTGCTATTACTTCTTTAGCAAATTTACAAATATTAGAAGCAAAACCTATGATAAAACAGATTTTAAAAAATAATTATTTGGCTATTAATGCTTATTCGGCTTTGGTTCAGTTGGGAGAGATAAAATATCTAAGTAATTTATTCTATTATATTGTAAAACCAGGTTTTTCTGTAGAGGAATTATTAAATGCAATAAAAGAAATTAAAAGATTGAAGGGGCTTAGGAACAGTGACATAAATAGGCAAATTGCGGAAGGGATAAAGTATATTATTAAAAATGATGATGGTTATGCTTGTGTAAACGCTTTAAAAATAATAGAAACAAATCTCGACGAGGAAATAGCAAAAGAATTAATGCAAAAATTAAAAAACACTGCAAAGGAAGAAATACAGTATTTGATTTATAAAATTTTAGGTAAAAATGCCAAAGGATTGAAAAATATAATTGATGAAAAAATATTTAGGGATGCAATGGAAAGCGATAGTGCTAGGATTAGGTATTTAGCACAAAAAATCATTGAAGAGAGCTATAAAAAAACAGACAAGCTCATTAGAATGTGA
- a CDS encoding TIGR01906 family membrane protein, with translation MLFKMVRKIIHTFLISGMVVSLFLAVFLTSLQYVAFNRNFYKEEYEKNNVMSVTGMSIDELMKVTQIMQKYLMDKEETLDVMAKINGSMQRMFNDRELAHMKDVKDLFQMGFLTRNISIIVFILIFTYFLFEKSFYKAFDYLLKGTIFIIILLLVFALAVTLNFDNWFTGFHLVFFDNDLWLLNVETDRLIQMFPLEFFQDAVFVIFRNTFFTFIVILAIVYGVVKMTKKPVFK, from the coding sequence ATGTTATTTAAAATGGTGAGGAAAATTATTCATACCTTCCTTATTAGCGGCATGGTGGTTTCACTGTTTTTGGCTGTTTTTCTTACTAGTTTGCAATATGTGGCTTTTAACCGTAATTTTTATAAAGAGGAATATGAAAAAAATAATGTAATGTCAGTAACTGGCATGAGTATTGATGAACTTATGAAAGTAACCCAGATAATGCAGAAGTATTTAATGGATAAAGAAGAAACTTTAGATGTAATGGCAAAAATTAATGGCAGTATGCAGAGAATGTTTAATGATAGAGAATTAGCTCATATGAAAGATGTAAAAGATTTGTTTCAAATGGGTTTTTTAACAAGAAATATATCAATAATAGTTTTTATACTCATTTTTACATACTTTCTTTTTGAAAAATCCTTTTATAAAGCCTTTGATTATCTTCTAAAAGGTACAATATTTATAATAATTCTACTGTTGGTTTTTGCGCTGGCGGTGACTTTGAATTTTGATAATTGGTTTACTGGTTTTCACCTTGTATTTTTTGACAATGATTTATGGCTATTAAACGTTGAAACAGATAGACTTATACAAATGTTTCCTTTAGAATTTTTTCAAGATGCTGTGTTTGTAATTTTCAGAAATACTTTCTTTACTTTTATAGTTATACTTGCTATAGTATATGGAGTAGTGAAAATGACAAAAAAGCCTGTTTTTAAATAG
- a CDS encoding ATP-dependent metallopeptidase FtsH/Yme1/Tma family protein, translating into MKKNLHIIILALSIFINLLFIYIFISEVKPNLNLNLSFILTAAVIVVTYLLFKNKFSELMPVNYNNITETKEDTSHRKTNITFKDVAGLDEVIDELKVIIDFMTNTEKYNKMGAKIPKGILFYGPPGTGKTLLATALAGETNSTFISASGSEFVEKYVGVGASRIRALFAKAKKSAPSIIFIDEIDAVGTKRNTDNNSEKDQTLNQLLVEMDGFNSNEGIIVIGATNRIDMLDEALLRPGRFDRTIHIGAPNMKARLEILKVHTRNKPLDESVSLSELARKTHGMTGAHLAAMCNEAAILAVMKNKSKIGKEEFEEALERVIAGLKKKNPSVLEKERNIAAYHEAGHALIGKILNVNTIEKISIVPRGEALGYVLNFPKEDAFLLTKTELKNKITMLLGGRASEEIIFNEISTGAENDLKEATKIAYQMVCNYGMSELGNRVIDLHMLKSTEIVDKEIDKIINSCYTLAKKILLENKHKVIAIAEKLLEKESITKEELETLWEEENTLCV; encoded by the coding sequence ATGAAAAAGAATTTGCATATTATTATTTTGGCGCTTTCTATCTTTATAAATTTACTTTTTATTTACATTTTTATCTCAGAAGTAAAACCAAATCTAAATCTCAACCTTTCTTTTATCTTGACAGCAGCAGTAATTGTTGTAACCTACCTACTATTTAAAAATAAATTTTCGGAGCTCATGCCTGTAAACTACAACAATATCACTGAGACAAAGGAAGATACCAGTCATCGAAAAACCAATATCACTTTTAAGGATGTGGCAGGATTAGATGAAGTAATCGATGAATTAAAAGTTATAATCGACTTTATGACAAATACAGAAAAGTACAACAAAATGGGTGCAAAAATTCCTAAGGGTATATTATTTTACGGACCACCAGGCACAGGAAAAACTCTTTTGGCTACGGCATTAGCTGGTGAAACCAATTCTACTTTTATCAGTGCTTCCGGTTCAGAATTTGTAGAGAAATATGTAGGAGTAGGTGCAAGTCGCATAAGAGCTCTTTTCGCAAAAGCAAAAAAAAGCGCTCCCAGTATTATATTTATAGATGAGATAGATGCTGTGGGAACAAAGAGAAACACTGATAACAATTCAGAAAAAGATCAAACTTTAAATCAACTGTTAGTAGAAATGGATGGTTTTAATAGCAACGAAGGGATTATAGTCATAGGAGCAACTAATAGAATTGACATGTTAGACGAAGCCTTATTAAGGCCTGGAAGATTTGATAGAACCATACACATTGGAGCACCTAATATGAAAGCAAGGTTGGAAATATTAAAGGTACATACTCGCAATAAACCCCTTGACGAAAGTGTATCTTTAAGTGAATTAGCTCGAAAAACTCACGGTATGACAGGGGCACATCTGGCTGCTATGTGCAACGAAGCAGCAATACTGGCTGTAATGAAAAACAAAAGTAAAATTGGAAAGGAAGAGTTTGAAGAAGCATTAGAGCGCGTAATCGCAGGTCTTAAAAAGAAAAATCCTTCTGTATTAGAAAAAGAACGAAATATTGCTGCATACCACGAAGCAGGTCACGCTCTTATTGGAAAAATTTTAAACGTAAATACTATAGAAAAAATTTCAATCGTTCCTCGAGGTGAAGCATTAGGATATGTATTAAACTTTCCAAAAGAAGATGCCTTTTTACTAACAAAAACAGAGTTGAAAAATAAAATAACCATGCTTTTAGGGGGTAGAGCTTCTGAGGAAATAATATTCAATGAAATTTCAACAGGAGCCGAAAATGACTTAAAAGAAGCTACAAAAATTGCTTATCAGATGGTTTGCAATTATGGAATGAGTGAATTGGGAAACAGGGTTATTGACCTTCATATGTTAAAATCCACAGAAATTGTCGATAAAGAAATTGACAAAATTATAAATAGCTGTTATACACTTGCCAAAAAAATATTGCTGGAAAATAAACATAAAGTTATTGCAATAGCCGAAAAGCTTTTAGAAAAAGAATCAATTACAAAAGAAGAATTAGAAACATTATGGGAAGAAGAAAATACCTTATGCGTATGA
- a CDS encoding acyl-CoA dehydratase activase yields the protein MKGYMGIDVGSVSTNIAVIDENNRVIDSVYIRTQGQPIKAVQNALREIKNKIGDMVIKGVGTTGSARQLTGLMVGADIVKNEITAHAVAASNVIKDVRTVIEIGGQDSKIIILRDGVVVDFAMNTVCAAGTGSFLDQQAYRLNIPIEQFGDIALQSKSPVRIAGRCSVFAESDMIHKQQMGYALPDIISGLCDALVRNYLNNVGKGKEIKEPIVFQGGVAANKGIKAAFEKALGMKVYVPEHYGVMGAIGAAILAKEAVKEKGYTSFKGFEVSDFKYRAVGFECTACPNRCEVVEFIQGDEVISRWGDKCGRWSNSTSKKVHANTAS from the coding sequence ATGAAAGGTTACATGGGGATAGACGTAGGTTCTGTTAGTACTAATATTGCAGTAATTGATGAGAATAATAGAGTAATAGATTCTGTTTACATAAGGACACAGGGTCAACCTATTAAAGCAGTTCAAAATGCTCTTCGTGAGATAAAAAATAAAATAGGAGATATGGTTATTAAAGGAGTAGGCACCACAGGGAGTGCAAGGCAATTGACTGGCTTAATGGTGGGGGCAGACATTGTCAAAAATGAAATTACTGCTCATGCCGTGGCAGCTTCCAATGTAATAAAGGATGTCAGAACGGTAATTGAAATAGGGGGACAAGACTCGAAGATCATAATTTTAAGAGATGGGGTAGTAGTAGATTTTGCAATGAATACAGTCTGTGCAGCAGGTACCGGTTCTTTTCTTGACCAGCAAGCATACCGGTTAAATATTCCCATCGAACAGTTTGGAGACATAGCTTTGCAATCTAAAAGTCCTGTCAGAATTGCGGGTAGATGTAGTGTTTTTGCAGAATCTGACATGATTCATAAGCAGCAGATGGGATATGCTCTTCCAGACATAATAAGTGGCTTGTGTGATGCACTTGTTAGAAATTATCTAAATAATGTAGGGAAGGGAAAAGAAATAAAAGAGCCAATAGTGTTTCAAGGTGGTGTTGCTGCTAATAAAGGAATAAAGGCAGCCTTTGAAAAGGCATTAGGAATGAAAGTATATGTGCCTGAACATTACGGTGTAATGGGAGCCATCGGGGCAGCAATATTGGCAAAAGAAGCAGTGAAAGAAAAAGGATATACTTCCTTTAAAGGCTTTGAAGTAAGTGACTTTAAATATAGAGCGGTAGGTTTTGAGTGTACTGCTTGCCCAAATCGATGCGAAGTCGTAGAATTCATACAAGGAGATGAGGTAATTTCAAGATGGGGAGATAAGTGTGGCAGGTGGTCTAACAGTACTAGTAAGAAAGTCCATGCAAATACAGCTAGTTAA
- a CDS encoding cell division protein FtsA → MDNRDIIFALDIGTRVVVGIVGIENNGKFQVLAVEQMEHESRAMFDGQVHDIDKVANVVEKIKRRLEDSLNIKLTEVCIAAAGRSLKTQFARAEKNIDEEHEITVEDINNLELEALEIAQNSIISQSGVTRYHTVGYTVSNYYLNSFPITNLKGHKGREIAVEILATFLPYDVVEGLYAAVKKAGLEVSYITLEPIAAINVAIPPEIRMLNIALVDIGAGTSDIAISKEGNIIAYSMVPYAGDEITESIATHFLTDFNTAEKIKKSTKKEIKFKDVLNIEHKITKEEVMEIIAPQVKVLAQKICEEIIKYNGKSPSAVFLVGGSSNLPNLPEEIASILNLPINRVSVRDIKSVEILDYKGKTLKGPESITPIGIAYSAMINKKKDFIKVSIDNKTIKIFNIKNPTVMDALVAINYDSKNLIVQNGEDLVIKLNGQKVVIKGEEGTPPKIYVNGSLANLKTHINDGDKITIVKGQKGQDATITAGELLKQQKGKLIFVNDSKVDKNYVIKNGDEIVIKEDLTSFVVTVNGKEVELKGKEEYLFVDVFNFIDLKLDNNKVPEMKVNGRRASYTDILKPGDNIEIEI, encoded by the coding sequence ATGGATAACCGTGATATTATTTTTGCTCTTGACATTGGGACAAGGGTAGTTGTAGGGATAGTTGGAATTGAAAATAATGGGAAATTCCAAGTGCTTGCTGTTGAACAGATGGAACATGAAAGTAGGGCAATGTTTGATGGGCAAGTTCATGATATAGATAAAGTTGCTAATGTTGTTGAAAAAATAAAGAGAAGGCTTGAAGATTCTTTAAATATAAAATTGACGGAAGTGTGTATTGCGGCGGCGGGAAGGTCTTTAAAAACTCAATTTGCGAGAGCGGAAAAAAATATTGATGAAGAGCACGAAATAACAGTAGAAGACATAAACAATCTCGAATTGGAAGCCCTTGAGATTGCACAAAATTCCATCATTTCTCAATCAGGAGTTACAAGATATCATACCGTCGGTTATACAGTATCCAATTATTACTTAAATAGTTTTCCTATTACCAATTTAAAAGGACATAAAGGCCGTGAAATAGCAGTAGAAATTTTAGCTACTTTTCTTCCTTACGATGTAGTAGAGGGACTCTATGCTGCAGTAAAAAAAGCTGGGTTGGAAGTTTCATATATCACTTTAGAGCCTATAGCAGCAATAAATGTGGCAATTCCACCTGAAATTCGGATGTTGAATATAGCTCTTGTAGATATAGGAGCAGGTACTTCTGACATTGCTATATCAAAAGAAGGAAATATAATAGCATATTCTATGGTGCCTTATGCCGGCGATGAAATTACCGAATCAATTGCTACCCATTTCCTCACCGATTTTAATACTGCCGAAAAAATAAAAAAAAGCACAAAAAAAGAAATAAAATTTAAAGACGTGTTAAATATAGAGCACAAAATAACAAAAGAAGAAGTAATGGAAATTATAGCGCCACAAGTTAAAGTTTTAGCGCAAAAGATATGCGAGGAAATTATAAAATATAATGGTAAAAGCCCTTCTGCAGTATTTTTAGTGGGTGGCAGTAGTAATCTTCCTAATTTGCCTGAAGAAATAGCCTCTATATTGAATTTACCTATAAATAGAGTATCTGTGCGAGATATAAAATCAGTAGAAATTTTAGATTACAAAGGGAAGACGTTAAAAGGCCCTGAAAGCATAACTCCAATAGGAATAGCTTACTCTGCAATGATAAATAAGAAAAAGGACTTTATAAAAGTTTCTATTGACAATAAAACAATAAAGATTTTTAACATAAAAAATCCCACGGTAATGGATGCTTTAGTTGCTATAAACTATGACTCTAAAAATTTAATTGTGCAAAATGGTGAAGATTTAGTTATCAAGCTTAACGGCCAAAAAGTTGTTATTAAAGGTGAAGAAGGAACACCTCCCAAAATATATGTAAATGGTTCATTAGCAAATTTAAAGACTCATATAAACGATGGGGACAAAATAACAATTGTAAAAGGTCAAAAAGGGCAAGATGCTACAATAACCGCTGGTGAACTACTAAAGCAGCAAAAGGGGAAATTAATTTTTGTAAATGATTCCAAAGTGGACAAAAATTATGTTATAAAAAATGGGGATGAGATAGTTATAAAAGAAGATTTAACAAGTTTTGTTGTTACAGTAAATGGGAAAGAAGTAGAGTTAAAGGGGAAAGAAGAGTATCTCTTTGTAGACGTATTTAATTTTATAGATTTGAAACTGGATAATAACAAGGTGCCAGAAATGAAAGTTAATGGAAGGCGTGCCTCCTATACAGATATATTAAAGCCAGGAGATAATATTGAAATTGAAATATAA